From a region of the Paenibacillus lutimineralis genome:
- a CDS encoding stage II sporulation protein M: protein MLSFRLFMRDLRKYKKSLWVSIAFFAVGILMGVVETERITSLVMPDIETLRNYSEQLSQSAVPELSFFKFIFLNNVIKSLGVIILGALFGILPAVFLLMNGLVLGFLVTTSAQHGANLFDLIVKGLLPHGIIEIPAIIMAAAFGIQFGYYVLKGLGELGARDRSERTIKWREFFNSLIRAAFWTVVLLLIAAVVESTLTFYLVR, encoded by the coding sequence ATGCTGTCATTTCGTTTGTTTATGCGTGATTTACGAAAATATAAAAAGTCGCTGTGGGTCTCGATCGCTTTCTTTGCCGTTGGCATTTTGATGGGGGTGGTGGAGACGGAGCGGATTACTAGCCTGGTCATGCCTGATATTGAGACTTTGCGAAATTATAGTGAGCAATTATCCCAATCCGCGGTGCCGGAGCTAAGCTTTTTTAAATTTATCTTTCTGAATAACGTGATTAAAAGTCTGGGCGTTATTATCTTGGGAGCATTGTTCGGTATATTGCCAGCTGTGTTCCTGCTGATGAATGGGCTTGTTCTTGGTTTTTTGGTTACAACTTCGGCACAGCACGGGGCCAATTTATTTGATCTCATTGTAAAAGGATTGCTGCCACATGGGATTATCGAGATTCCAGCAATCATTATGGCTGCTGCCTTCGGGATTCAGTTCGGTTACTATGTGCTTAAGGGTCTCGGAGAGTTGGGGGCCCGGGATCGGAGTGAAAGGACGATCAAATGGCGGGAATTCTTTAACTCGCTCATTAGAGCTGCTTTTTGGACAGTGGTATTGCTATTGATCGCGGCGGTAGTTGAAAGTACGCTCACTTTTTACTTGGTTCGTTGA